The Flavobacterium commune genome contains a region encoding:
- a CDS encoding exopolysaccharide biosynthesis polyprenyl glycosylphosphotransferase produces the protein MSKDRIHFEISERKMLLHLVDVFSVVVALYTVGLFFELEYLKSSVLNWVNLVVLITYLKIIGTIFELYNLQVASNEFSIIKSTILTVTTTVLAYFLTPVYSPVLPSNRLQIVTFLFVVFFSLILWRVFYVRFLASKRFHQTALLVCDKEQLNDLISGLEDIDPHYKIIAYVSHCESNESAEDKLLPVKCINPGDLIDFVKENYITEIVIGTQKPDSITTELYQQLLKLLESGKVIREYSQVYEEKTQRIPVQYVERDFYRFFPFSRSNQNRLYLLIVRILEVLVSLVGLFVAVLLIPFIFLMNTIANKGSLFYTQERVGKDGVVFNILKFRTMIENSESAKAVFATVNDTRVTAFGRFMRKTRMDEFPQFLNILKGEMAVIGPRPERPFFVKEIASIMPFYETRHIIKPGLTGWAQVNYSYGETIEDSLIKLQYDLYYIKHRSFYLDFNIALKTITTVLFYRGQ, from the coding sequence ATGTCAAAAGACAGAATCCATTTTGAAATATCCGAAAGAAAAATGCTTTTGCATCTTGTAGATGTGTTTAGCGTGGTTGTGGCTTTATACACAGTAGGCCTTTTTTTTGAGTTAGAGTACTTAAAATCATCGGTTTTGAATTGGGTTAATCTGGTTGTTTTAATTACTTATCTTAAAATTATAGGTACCATTTTTGAACTCTATAATCTTCAGGTGGCAAGTAATGAGTTTTCAATTATAAAAAGTACGATTCTTACGGTTACTACAACGGTTTTGGCTTATTTTTTAACGCCGGTATATTCACCCGTTTTGCCTTCAAACCGACTTCAGATAGTCACTTTTCTCTTTGTTGTTTTCTTTTCTCTGATTTTGTGGAGAGTGTTTTATGTGCGTTTTTTAGCATCCAAACGTTTTCATCAAACAGCCTTATTAGTTTGTGATAAGGAGCAATTAAATGATCTTATTTCAGGTTTGGAAGATATTGATCCACATTATAAAATAATTGCTTATGTAAGCCATTGCGAGTCTAATGAATCAGCAGAAGATAAATTGTTGCCTGTAAAATGTATTAATCCCGGAGATTTAATTGACTTTGTAAAAGAAAATTACATTACCGAAATTGTAATTGGAACTCAAAAACCGGATAGTATTACTACTGAATTGTACCAGCAGTTGTTGAAATTGTTAGAGTCGGGAAAAGTAATCAGAGAATATTCGCAGGTGTATGAAGAAAAAACACAACGCATTCCGGTGCAGTATGTAGAGCGTGATTTTTATCGTTTTTTCCCTTTTAGCCGAAGTAATCAAAACCGTTTGTACTTGTTGATTGTTAGAATACTGGAGGTTTTAGTTTCCCTTGTAGGTTTGTTTGTTGCCGTGTTGTTGATTCCTTTTATCTTTTTAATGAATACAATAGCCAATAAGGGAAGTTTGTTTTACACTCAGGAGCGTGTAGGCAAAGATGGTGTTGTTTTTAATATTCTGAAATTTCGTACCATGATTGAAAATTCCGAATCAGCTAAGGCTGTTTTTGCTACAGTTAATGATACTAGAGTAACCGCTTTTGGAAGATTTATGCGAAAAACCAGAATGGACGAATTTCCTCAATTTTTAAATATTCTAAAAGGCGAAATGGCAGTGATAGGCCCACGCCCGGAAAGACCATTTTTTGTAAAAGAAATTGCTTCCATAATGCCTTTTTATGAAACCCGCCACATCATAAAACCGGGACTTACCGGTTGGGCGCAGGTAAATTATTCGTATGGAGAAACTATCGAAGACAGTTTGATAAAATTGCAGTACGACTTGTATTATATCAAACACAGGAGCTTTTATCTCGATTTTAATATTGCATTAAAAACAATTACAACAGTATTGTTTTATAGAGGACAATAA
- a CDS encoding O-antigen ligase family protein has translation MNKSEINYINLALLHVGIAVIIFFIPFLSKIYALAIAVFGFYYVIKNNNKNNEVLYVAAYIVGAEVFLRMTGGNLNNEYVKVVVSFLMLLGFVLSGFSKSSFAYWFYFLFLIPAVLITMSNQEINLEIRKAITFNISGPICLGLCALYCYQRRLLYVQLQNVVVLFGLPIIATLVYLLLYNPSVRDVVTGTQSNFATSGGFGPNQVSTILGLGMFVFFCQLVFMSKSVIIMGLNAFLFVFTSYRAIVTFSRGGVITGFAMIVLVLLASYLFSNSSGKRKLKWIIVLSGIMALGIWSYSVVQTSGLISKRYSNQDAAGRVKEDRLGGREQVMNTELELFKENPILGVGIGLGKSYREQMLGQEVASHNEITRLLSEHGMFGVFILIILLITPLILFLINYQNVYFFSFYIFWLLTINHAAMRTAAPAFLYALALLHVQFSPIQKAKE, from the coding sequence ATGAATAAATCGGAAATCAATTATATCAATCTGGCGCTGCTTCATGTTGGAATAGCGGTCATTATTTTTTTCATTCCTTTTTTGTCTAAAATCTACGCATTAGCAATTGCGGTTTTTGGCTTTTATTATGTTATTAAAAACAATAATAAAAACAACGAAGTCTTGTATGTTGCTGCTTATATAGTAGGTGCTGAGGTTTTTTTGCGAATGACAGGAGGGAATTTGAATAATGAATATGTCAAAGTGGTGGTTTCTTTTTTGATGTTGTTGGGTTTTGTTTTAAGTGGTTTTTCTAAAAGTAGTTTTGCATATTGGTTCTATTTTTTGTTTTTAATTCCTGCTGTTTTAATAACCATGAGCAATCAGGAGATTAATTTAGAAATAAGAAAAGCCATTACCTTTAATATTTCCGGACCAATATGTTTGGGATTGTGCGCCTTGTATTGTTATCAAAGGCGGTTGCTTTATGTTCAGTTACAAAATGTGGTAGTACTTTTTGGTTTACCTATCATAGCTACTTTAGTTTATTTGTTGTTGTACAATCCAAGTGTTCGCGATGTGGTAACGGGAACTCAGTCTAATTTTGCCACTTCCGGAGGTTTTGGTCCTAATCAGGTATCTACTATTCTGGGCTTAGGGATGTTTGTTTTTTTCTGCCAATTGGTTTTTATGTCTAAATCTGTAATTATTATGGGTTTAAATGCTTTTCTCTTTGTGTTTACGAGTTATCGGGCTATTGTTACTTTTTCAAGAGGGGGAGTAATTACAGGTTTTGCAATGATTGTTTTGGTACTTTTGGCGTCTTATTTATTCAGTAATTCATCCGGAAAAAGAAAGTTAAAGTGGATTATTGTACTCAGCGGAATTATGGCTTTGGGAATCTGGAGTTATAGTGTTGTTCAAACCAGTGGATTGATTAGTAAACGATATTCTAATCAGGATGCAGCAGGACGAGTAAAAGAAGACCGTTTGGGAGGTCGGGAACAGGTAATGAATACCGAATTGGAGCTTTTTAAAGAAAACCCAATTTTGGGAGTTGGTATAGGTTTAGGAAAATCGTATCGGGAACAAATGCTGGGACAAGAGGTGGCTTCCCATAATGAAATAACCCGATTGTTATCAGAACACGGTATGTTTGGGGTGTTTATCTTAATCATCCTTTTGATTACTCCCCTAATTCTTTTTTTAATTAATTATCAAAATGTTTATTTTTTCTCATTCTATATATTTTGGCTTCTAACCATTAATCATGCCGCCATGCGAACAGCGGCACCTGCTTTTCTTTACGCATTGGCTTTGTTGCATGTGCAGTTTAGCCCCATTCAAAAAGCAAAGGAATAA
- a CDS encoding glycosyltransferase family 4 protein, whose translation MRILQLIDSLEAGGAERMAVNYANALAAEIEFSALVATRKEGSLKKQLLEKAAYLFLNKKSTLDCKAVFQLRNYIIQHQIQIIQAHSSSFFLAVLVKLTLPKIKIIWHDHYGNSAFLEKRPHFFLQIGRWFFSGIIAVNENLQSWSKTQLHFKNVIYLPNFAMVESVVERQTFLKGESGKRIVCLANLRQQKNHFLLLDVASSLRESHPDWSFHLLGKDFKDDYSKALKEELKRKQLENHVFVYDSGSDVAAILAQVQIGVLTSNSEGLPVALLEYGLHQKAVVVTQVGQVAAVIADTKNGFLVPPNDRVLFYNRLVELIDDRILRERFSENLHQTVVEHFSEASSIKKYIHWIRTTINE comes from the coding sequence ATGAGAATCTTACAACTCATAGATTCCCTGGAAGCCGGTGGTGCAGAACGCATGGCGGTGAATTATGCCAATGCACTTGCGGCTGAAATTGAATTTTCAGCTTTAGTAGCGACTCGTAAGGAAGGAAGTCTGAAAAAACAATTGCTTGAAAAAGCAGCTTATTTATTTTTAAATAAAAAAAGCACACTCGATTGTAAGGCAGTTTTTCAACTTAGAAATTACATTATTCAACATCAAATACAAATTATTCAGGCACATAGTTCGTCCTTTTTTTTAGCGGTATTAGTCAAATTGACTCTGCCAAAAATTAAAATTATTTGGCACGATCATTATGGAAACAGTGCTTTTTTAGAAAAGAGACCTCACTTTTTTTTACAAATAGGCAGATGGTTTTTTAGCGGAATAATAGCCGTAAATGAGAACCTTCAAAGCTGGTCAAAGACCCAATTGCATTTTAAGAATGTGATTTATTTGCCTAATTTCGCAATGGTCGAAAGTGTGGTTGAAAGGCAAACTTTTTTAAAAGGAGAATCAGGAAAACGTATTGTCTGTTTAGCTAATTTGCGGCAGCAAAAAAATCATTTTTTGTTATTGGATGTTGCTTCCAGCTTAAGAGAGTCACATCCCGATTGGAGTTTTCATTTATTGGGTAAAGATTTTAAGGACGACTATTCGAAAGCATTGAAAGAAGAACTGAAAAGAAAACAATTAGAAAATCACGTTTTTGTATATGATTCCGGTTCGGATGTTGCTGCAATTTTAGCACAAGTTCAAATAGGAGTTTTAACCTCTAATTCGGAAGGATTGCCGGTAGCACTTTTAGAATACGGATTGCATCAAAAAGCAGTTGTTGTCACTCAGGTAGGGCAGGTGGCAGCTGTTATTGCAGATACTAAAAATGGGTTTTTAGTACCACCAAATGATAGGGTGCTGTTTTATAATCGATTAGTTGAATTAATTGATGATAGAATACTTCGGGAGCGTTTTTCAGAAAACCTGCATCAGACTGTAGTGGAGCATTTTTCGGAAGCTTCAAGTATAAAAAAATACATCCATTGGATAAGAACAACCATAAATGAATAA
- a CDS encoding glycosyltransferase family 4 protein → MRLIVFSSAPIVQLKGKLFMYTPYEKEMQIWAKHTDEIQFCCPVWEEHKNLLVSQINFSTLTTITLEEFSVKTIRSAFSSIRKVLKNRSTIFKAMQQADHIHLRCPGNIGLLACIVQIFFPSKTKTAKYAGNWDPKSKQPWSYRLQKWILNNPFLTRNMQVLVYGNWENQSKNLKPFFTATYSEQEEAAISKTINQQEKIRLLFVGTLVEGKNPIYAIRLVEQILQTNQNVVLDIYGEGILKTVLEKYIEVNNLKEYVFLHGNQNQQVLKKAYQESHFVILPSKSEGWPKAIAEGMFWACVPIATAVSCVPYMLDEGNRGILLQMDLAKDVAKIIALINHPKDFQDKSKVALNWSRNYTLERFENEIQKLIQG, encoded by the coding sequence ATGAGATTAATAGTGTTTTCATCAGCGCCAATTGTTCAGCTAAAAGGAAAATTATTCATGTATACTCCTTATGAAAAAGAAATGCAAATATGGGCTAAGCATACTGATGAAATTCAATTTTGCTGTCCAGTATGGGAAGAACATAAGAACTTATTAGTTTCTCAGATTAATTTTTCTACTTTAACAACTATAACTCTTGAAGAATTTAGTGTCAAAACAATAAGATCGGCTTTTTCTTCTATTAGGAAAGTATTGAAAAATAGATCCACTATTTTTAAAGCTATGCAACAGGCTGATCATATCCATCTTCGTTGTCCCGGGAATATAGGATTATTGGCTTGTATAGTGCAAATATTTTTTCCATCTAAAACAAAAACAGCCAAATATGCCGGAAATTGGGATCCTAAAAGCAAACAACCATGGAGTTATCGGTTACAGAAATGGATTTTGAATAATCCTTTTTTGACTCGGAATATGCAAGTCTTAGTCTATGGCAATTGGGAAAACCAGTCTAAAAACCTGAAACCTTTTTTTACAGCGACTTATTCAGAGCAAGAAGAAGCAGCGATTTCCAAAACAATAAATCAGCAAGAAAAAATAAGACTACTATTTGTAGGGACTTTGGTGGAAGGAAAAAATCCAATATATGCGATTCGATTAGTAGAACAAATACTTCAAACGAATCAAAATGTAGTTTTAGATATTTATGGAGAAGGGATACTTAAAACAGTTTTAGAGAAATATATTGAAGTTAATAATTTGAAAGAATATGTGTTTTTACACGGCAATCAAAATCAGCAAGTACTAAAAAAAGCCTATCAGGAAAGTCATTTTGTGATTTTGCCTTCTAAAAGTGAAGGTTGGCCAAAAGCAATTGCCGAAGGGATGTTTTGGGCTTGTGTACCAATAGCAACTGCGGTTTCCTGTGTTCCCTATATGCTAGACGAAGGTAATAGAGGGATTTTGTTACAAATGGATTTAGCCAAAGATGTAGCAAAAATTATAGCATTGATAAATCATCCGAAGGATTTTCAAGACAAAAGCAAAGTTGCACTCAATTGGTCCAGGAATTATACTTTAGAACGTTTTGAAAATGAAATTCAAAAATTAATACAAGGATGA
- a CDS encoding serine O-acetyltransferase yields MNLFQLLYSDYKKYKKYGGNFVSILFFTQGFWAIFQYRIANFVYQLKIPVLKQLFQVVCLVWQKIIEILTGISIPSSAKIGHSFYIGHFGGIIINAKAVIGNNCNVSQGVTIGVSGLNENRGVPKIGNNVYLGANSVVAGNICIGDDVLVSACSLVIKDVESSSIVSGVPAVKISSKGSKEYI; encoded by the coding sequence ATGAATTTGTTTCAATTATTGTATTCTGATTATAAAAAATATAAAAAGTATGGTGGGAATTTTGTTTCGATACTTTTTTTTACTCAAGGGTTTTGGGCTATATTTCAATATCGAATAGCAAATTTTGTTTATCAATTAAAAATTCCGGTTTTAAAACAATTATTTCAAGTTGTATGTCTAGTATGGCAAAAAATAATAGAAATACTAACAGGGATTTCTATTCCTTCTTCTGCTAAAATTGGACATTCTTTTTATATTGGTCATTTTGGAGGTATCATTATTAATGCAAAAGCGGTTATTGGTAATAATTGTAATGTTTCACAAGGAGTTACAATTGGAGTTTCAGGATTAAATGAAAATAGAGGAGTGCCTAAAATAGGAAATAATGTTTATTTGGGAGCTAATAGTGTTGTTGCAGGAAATATTTGTATTGGTGATGATGTTTTAGTAAGTGCTTGCTCATTAGTGATAAAAGATGTTGAATCTAGTAGTATAGTATCAGGAGTTCCTGCAGTTAAGATTTCTTCAAAAGGATCTAAAGAATATATTTAA
- a CDS encoding glycosyltransferase family 2 protein, with translation MKFTLIVCTYMRPEPLLRLLQSVQEQTVYPNEILIIDGSLNQETEVILKKNPFQNLHYFLVATENRGLTRQRNFGISKVAESSEVVCFLDDDTVLETDYFEKLLGTYQIYPEALGVGGYINNETQWQWEGEEYIPIANEFFYDGWKRKDGSRFVLRKKLGLDSDCPPGYSSLYSHGRSVGFLPPTGKTYEVEMFMGGVSSFRKKIFDSIQFSNYFEGYGLYEDADFTLRLSKKGKLYLNTAAQLNHYHEASGRPNQYQYGKMIVRNGWYVWRVKNPNPILNDKFKWHAITLLLAAIRFSNSFTTANKKAALTESIGRFVGWWSLIFNKPK, from the coding sequence ATGAAATTTACGTTAATTGTATGTACCTATATGCGTCCGGAGCCCTTGTTGCGTTTGTTGCAATCGGTTCAGGAACAAACAGTCTATCCCAATGAAATTCTAATTATTGATGGTTCTTTAAATCAGGAAACGGAAGTTATTTTAAAAAAGAATCCATTTCAAAATTTACACTATTTTTTGGTTGCTACTGAAAATCGAGGACTGACCAGACAACGCAATTTTGGAATTTCAAAAGTTGCCGAATCTTCAGAAGTAGTTTGTTTTTTGGATGATGATACGGTTTTGGAAACGGATTATTTTGAAAAGTTACTTGGAACTTATCAAATTTATCCTGAAGCCTTGGGAGTTGGCGGTTATATAAACAATGAAACCCAATGGCAATGGGAAGGAGAAGAATATATTCCTATAGCGAACGAATTTTTTTATGATGGATGGAAACGTAAAGACGGAAGCCGTTTTGTATTGCGTAAAAAATTAGGCTTAGACAGTGATTGTCCTCCAGGCTATTCTTCCCTATATTCTCATGGAAGAAGTGTGGGGTTTTTACCTCCAACTGGCAAAACCTATGAAGTTGAAATGTTCATGGGAGGTGTTTCTTCTTTTCGGAAAAAGATATTTGACAGCATACAATTTTCTAATTATTTTGAAGGTTATGGTTTGTATGAAGATGCTGATTTTACGTTAAGACTCTCCAAAAAAGGAAAGTTGTATCTGAATACTGCAGCACAATTGAATCATTATCACGAAGCTTCAGGAAGACCCAACCAATACCAATACGGAAAAATGATAGTGCGCAATGGTTGGTATGTTTGGCGGGTAAAAAATCCCAATCCTATATTGAATGACAAATTCAAATGGCATGCCATTACATTATTATTAGCCGCGATTCGGTTTTCAAATAGCTTTACAACAGCGAATAAAAAAGCCGCTTTAACTGAATCTATAGGGCGTTTTGTAGGCTGGTGGAGTTTAATTTTTAATAAGCCAAAATAA
- a CDS encoding glycosyltransferase family 2 protein has translation MKQTIQISFLITHFNRPLDLALCIDGIKKVPISNYEIVVSDDGSSIENIEKIQSYGVDQLVLAPVNQGLAANINKGLKMCKGEYIIYCQEDFIINPEIVNVLSECFDLLQSKKLDMIRFTSNFYFKKTIPVNPVVSRIPKFSMCNFLYNYYQYSDHPFITKKSFYERFGYYQEHTSGRYGETEYAIRILKSNAKIGITNKFMAFPIAGSQSVLANESNKRKNGKSINKSVLKIARAFRLYLECLLYDKSKRGLKTYRNFRKK, from the coding sequence ATGAAACAAACTATACAAATAAGTTTTTTAATTACTCATTTCAATCGTCCTTTGGATTTAGCTTTGTGTATTGACGGAATTAAAAAAGTTCCAATTTCGAACTACGAAATTGTTGTGAGTGATGATGGCAGTTCCATTGAAAATATTGAAAAAATTCAATCTTATGGAGTTGATCAATTGGTTTTAGCACCAGTCAATCAAGGGTTGGCTGCTAATATCAATAAAGGACTGAAGATGTGTAAAGGCGAATATATTATATATTGTCAAGAAGATTTTATTATTAATCCTGAAATTGTAAATGTGCTGTCTGAATGTTTTGATTTATTGCAAAGTAAAAAGTTAGATATGATTCGTTTTACGTCTAATTTTTATTTCAAAAAGACAATTCCGGTAAATCCTGTTGTTAGTAGAATTCCAAAGTTTTCTATGTGTAATTTTTTATACAATTATTATCAGTATAGTGATCATCCGTTTATAACGAAGAAAAGTTTTTATGAACGATTTGGTTATTATCAAGAGCATACTTCAGGCAGGTATGGTGAAACGGAATATGCAATTCGGATTTTAAAATCGAATGCTAAAATTGGAATTACTAATAAATTTATGGCTTTCCCAATAGCGGGTAGTCAATCAGTATTAGCTAATGAATCAAATAAAAGGAAGAACGGTAAATCAATTAATAAATCGGTACTCAAAATAGCCAGAGCTTTTAGATTATATTTGGAATGTCTGTTATATGATAAATCTAAAAGAGGACTTAAAACCTATAGGAATTTTAGAAAAAAATAA
- a CDS encoding glycosyltransferase family 2 protein, with amino-acid sequence MIIVYHKANKVLKVSRNQGDLSFLSDTIAAVLVDLAQSYPNDWLIWCTIELESFLNLNQFKNIFHHHKIMASFTSTTQNYIPNAIGYVEESPFIKINKKVKYPSWLMSSEVGGIHASVLNIMGSKIKPEANFDYFLNSVAKLGMLAGLFCYSEPELVSNNTQELKKNYQANNYFLFRFVKQHYKKRWLLLLFFNLLLFEKRFPLLPLCYSLFFKSRKKTHFNLDTISVQSSLKTIDKKTIDVIIPTIGRKEYLYDVLQDLAGQTHLPEKVIIVEQNPIEDSVSELDYLQNEKWPFFIKHIFTHQAGACHARNLAMEQVENEWVFLNDDDNRFDRNLIEKVFAKITRYGAEAITTSYLKPDEIQQYKTIHQSGIFGSGNSFVKSECLKSVSFDKALEFGYGEDTDFGLQLRNQGFDIVYFPDLKITHLKAPMGGFRIPVKKQWEAEVVQPKPSPTILYVLRKHYTMQQLKSYKLVLFLKLLKHESFKDYLKFYKSFRQKWDRSVYWANQLG; translated from the coding sequence ATGATTATAGTTTACCACAAAGCTAATAAAGTTCTAAAAGTCAGCAGAAACCAGGGAGACTTATCTTTTTTATCGGATACTATCGCAGCTGTTTTAGTAGATTTAGCTCAATCATATCCTAATGATTGGTTGATTTGGTGTACCATAGAATTAGAATCTTTTTTGAACCTAAACCAATTCAAAAACATTTTTCACCATCATAAAATCATGGCTTCTTTTACATCCACTACTCAAAATTATATTCCCAATGCAATTGGCTATGTCGAAGAATCCCCTTTTATAAAAATCAATAAAAAAGTCAAATACCCCAGCTGGTTAATGAGTAGTGAAGTAGGGGGGATTCACGCTTCGGTTCTAAATATTATGGGGAGCAAAATAAAACCGGAAGCTAATTTTGATTATTTTTTAAATTCAGTGGCCAAATTAGGAATGCTGGCCGGTCTTTTTTGTTATTCAGAACCAGAACTAGTGTCAAATAATACTCAGGAATTAAAAAAGAATTACCAGGCTAATAACTACTTTTTGTTCCGATTTGTAAAGCAACATTACAAAAAACGTTGGTTGCTGTTACTATTCTTCAATTTACTTCTTTTTGAAAAACGATTTCCGTTGTTGCCTTTGTGCTATTCCCTGTTTTTTAAAAGCAGAAAAAAAACACATTTCAATTTAGATACTATAAGCGTACAATCATCTTTAAAAACAATAGACAAAAAAACAATTGATGTCATTATTCCAACCATTGGTCGCAAAGAATATTTGTATGATGTTTTGCAAGATTTAGCAGGACAAACGCATTTGCCTGAAAAAGTAATCATTGTAGAACAAAATCCTATTGAAGATAGTGTTTCCGAATTAGATTATTTGCAAAATGAGAAATGGCCATTTTTCATTAAACATATTTTTACCCATCAGGCCGGAGCTTGTCATGCTCGTAATTTAGCAATGGAGCAAGTAGAAAATGAGTGGGTTTTTCTAAATGATGATGATAACAGATTTGATAGGAATTTAATAGAAAAGGTGTTTGCTAAAATAACTCGATATGGAGCAGAAGCAATTACAACATCATATCTCAAACCTGATGAAATACAACAGTATAAAACAATCCATCAATCCGGAATTTTTGGTTCGGGCAATAGTTTTGTAAAGTCAGAATGTCTAAAATCGGTTTCCTTTGATAAGGCTTTGGAGTTTGGTTACGGAGAAGATACTGATTTTGGGTTGCAATTACGTAATCAAGGTTTCGATATAGTTTATTTTCCGGATTTGAAAATTACCCATCTCAAAGCGCCTATGGGAGGATTTAGGATTCCAGTCAAAAAACAATGGGAAGCAGAGGTTGTTCAACCTAAACCATCGCCAACTATTTTGTATGTATTGCGAAAGCATTATACAATGCAACAATTAAAAAGTTATAAATTAGTACTGTTTTTAAAATTATTAAAACACGAATCATTTAAGGATTATTTAAAATTTTATAAAAGTTTTAGGCAAAAATGGGATAGAAGTGTTTATTGGGCAAATCAACTAGGATAA
- a CDS encoding glycosyltransferase family 4 protein, giving the protein MMKKHQALTPFSFGEGLGVRKIAFLTPEYPHAKIAHAAGIGTSIRNLVTALVNEGVEVTVFVYGQQTQEVIIGKGIEIHLIQNKKCKYFGWFFHRKYIQNYCNAVIKKENIDVLEVPDWTGISAFMRFHIPVVMRFHGSDTYFCHLEKRKQKWKNFFFEKLAVLNADAFIAPTTFAGELSKKLFKIKNKTIQTIHHGLDLTQFENNKPEQFESALILYVGTLIRKKGVMELPAIFHKVRNQFPEARLLLIGADAPDVTTNSNSTWQLMQKQFNPSDLKNVEYLGKMPYEEVQQYIKKANVCVFPTYAETLGMVTIEAMAMQKAVVNSNIGWAQELIVDGASGYLVYPTDHELYANKIIELLQDKSLCIQIGSQARARVEAKFDIKNTVKENIAFYQELINE; this is encoded by the coding sequence ATGATGAAAAAACATCAAGCTTTAACTCCCTTCTCCTTTGGAGAAGGGTTGGGGGTGAGGAAAATAGCCTTTCTAACCCCCGAATACCCTCATGCTAAAATAGCTCATGCAGCCGGAATTGGCACGAGTATTAGGAACTTAGTGACAGCTTTAGTCAATGAGGGAGTTGAAGTGACAGTATTCGTTTATGGTCAGCAAACACAGGAAGTTATAATCGGGAAAGGGATTGAAATTCATTTAATTCAAAATAAAAAATGCAAATACTTTGGTTGGTTTTTTCATCGAAAATACATTCAGAATTATTGTAATGCAGTGATTAAAAAAGAAAATATAGATGTACTGGAAGTTCCTGATTGGACTGGGATTTCGGCATTTATGCGTTTTCATATTCCTGTCGTAATGCGTTTTCATGGTAGCGATACTTATTTTTGTCATTTAGAAAAAAGAAAACAAAAGTGGAAGAATTTCTTTTTTGAAAAGTTAGCTGTTTTGAATGCTGATGCTTTTATAGCCCCCACTACTTTTGCAGGAGAATTGTCAAAAAAACTATTTAAAATAAAAAACAAAACAATTCAAACCATACATCACGGATTAGATTTAACCCAATTTGAAAATAATAAACCAGAGCAATTTGAATCTGCCCTAATACTCTATGTAGGAACACTTATCAGGAAAAAAGGAGTTATGGAATTGCCAGCTATTTTTCATAAAGTTCGAAATCAATTTCCTGAAGCCCGATTACTTTTAATAGGTGCTGATGCTCCTGATGTTACGACCAATTCTAATTCGACCTGGCAATTAATGCAAAAGCAATTTAATCCATCTGATTTAAAAAATGTTGAATATTTGGGAAAAATGCCTTACGAGGAAGTACAACAATATATTAAAAAAGCAAATGTCTGTGTCTTTCCCACCTATGCCGAAACCTTGGGAATGGTAACTATAGAGGCAATGGCCATGCAAAAAGCTGTAGTGAATTCTAATATTGGCTGGGCGCAAGAACTGATTGTAGATGGTGCAAGCGGTTATTTGGTATATCCGACTGATCATGAATTGTATGCCAATAAAATTATAGAATTATTGCAAGATAAAAGTTTGTGTATTCAAATAGGCTCACAAGCAAGGGCAAGAGTAGAAGCAAAATTTGATATAAAAAATACGGTAAAAGAAAATATTGCATTTTATCAGGAGCTAATCAATGAGTGA
- a CDS encoding GIY-YIG nuclease family protein — MKFYYVYILKCNDNSLYVGVTSDVERRLMEHNAGKYPEAYTHSRRPVEIVFYQEFTEPNQAIDFEKKIKKCSRQKKQSLIDGNFDNLQNLSECRNATHHKYNLDNEEELG, encoded by the coding sequence ATGAAATTCTATTATGTTTATATTTTAAAGTGTAATGATAATTCACTGTATGTAGGAGTGACATCAGATGTTGAAAGAAGATTAATGGAACACAATGCAGGGAAATATCCAGAAGCTTATACACATAGTCGAAGACCAGTTGAGATTGTTTTTTATCAGGAATTTACAGAACCTAATCAAGCTATTGACTTTGAGAAAAAGATAAAAAAATGTAGTAGACAAAAGAAACAGTCATTGATAGATGGAAATTTTGATAATTTGCAAAATCTATCAGAATGTAGAAATGCAACACATCATAAGTATAATTTGGATAATGAAGAAGAGTTGGGATGA